In Amycolatopsis methanolica 239, a single genomic region encodes these proteins:
- a CDS encoding (2Fe-2S)-binding protein yields MSDITLKVNGTCHKVPVEDQTLLLDALRGRVGITSVREGCGVGACGACTVLADGHSVSSCLAAAVRFDDVELTTADGLPEDDPVVSSFVDSNAMQCGYCIPGFVLMTKELLAENPAPTDEEIVSHLEGNICRCATYPEILKAVRLAAERNAG; encoded by the coding sequence ATGAGCGATATCACCCTCAAGGTCAACGGCACGTGCCACAAGGTGCCCGTCGAGGACCAGACCCTGTTGCTGGACGCTCTGCGCGGGCGCGTGGGAATCACGAGCGTCCGGGAGGGCTGCGGGGTCGGCGCCTGCGGTGCTTGCACCGTGCTCGCCGATGGTCACAGCGTCTCCTCGTGCCTCGCCGCCGCCGTCCGCTTCGACGACGTCGAGCTGACCACTGCGGACGGCCTGCCCGAGGACGATCCCGTCGTCTCCTCCTTCGTCGACAGCAACGCGATGCAGTGCGGGTACTGCATCCCCGGGTTCGTGCTCATGACCAAGGAGCTCCTCGCCGAGAACCCGGCACCCACCGACGAAGAGATCGTCAGCCACCTCGAGGGCAACATCTGCCGGTGCGCCACCTACCCGGAGATCCTCAAGGCCGTCCGGCTCGCGGCGGAAAGGAATGCCGGATGA
- a CDS encoding alpha/beta fold hydrolase — translation MNLERPWGRLYFLDEGAGPLVVLLHPLAESGEIWRGLIDRLTPHFRVVVPDARGHGGSSWDGTPFSVQDLATDVAALIKYLDAGPARVAGMSMGGCTAIALAVRHPALVANLVLADTTADYGPEKAAAWGERAEKAVSVPRDKQLAFQTDRWFSPGFRERNPAEVERVSRLFVATNSAAHAAACRALGSYEDSARLGAITAPTLVLVGEDDYATPPSMAEALHRGIADSKLHVFRGTRHLSLIESPQAQELTVEHFIGSCCG, via the coding sequence ATGAACCTCGAGCGGCCGTGGGGTCGCCTGTACTTCCTCGACGAAGGTGCCGGTCCCCTCGTCGTCCTGCTCCACCCGCTCGCGGAATCCGGCGAGATCTGGCGCGGGCTCATCGACCGGCTGACCCCGCACTTCCGGGTGGTCGTTCCCGACGCCCGGGGGCATGGTGGCTCGAGCTGGGACGGCACGCCCTTCTCGGTTCAGGACCTCGCCACTGACGTCGCCGCCCTCATCAAGTACCTCGATGCGGGTCCTGCCCGGGTGGCGGGTATGTCCATGGGTGGCTGCACGGCGATCGCCCTGGCGGTCCGGCACCCGGCACTCGTCGCGAACCTCGTCCTGGCGGACACCACCGCCGACTACGGTCCCGAGAAGGCAGCGGCGTGGGGTGAGCGTGCGGAGAAGGCCGTCAGCGTGCCCCGCGACAAGCAACTCGCCTTCCAGACCGACCGCTGGTTCTCGCCTGGCTTCCGGGAGCGGAACCCCGCCGAGGTCGAGCGGGTGTCGCGGCTGTTCGTCGCCACGAACTCCGCGGCTCACGCCGCAGCCTGTCGTGCACTCGGGTCCTATGAGGACTCGGCACGCCTCGGTGCGATCACTGCGCCCACGTTGGTGCTCGTCGGCGAGGACGACTACGCGACCCCGCCCAGCATGGCCGAAGCACTGCACCGAGGTATCGCGGATTCCAAGCTCCACGTGTTTCGGGGGACCCGGCATCTGAGCCTGATCGAAAGCCCGCAGGCCCAGGAACTGACGGTCGAGCACTTCATCGGGTCGTGCTGCGGGTAA
- a CDS encoding SDR family NAD(P)-dependent oxidoreductase, giving the protein MNTFDLDGKTVWVTGAGKGLGRTMSLALAKAGARLAVTSRTEQDLRTLAEETGPDTVVLPGSVDQPGFADDCVRRLGRVDALVNCAGISPVFTRSESLSDDDWHQVLRVNLDGTYFCCRAAGRRMLEQGAGSIVNVSSVHATTGFQRIAAYAASKGGVEALTRVLAVEWADRGVRVNALAPGYFATDLSDGLMNSRWGEVIVNAVPQRRIGDANELAGAAVFLASDASSYVTGSTLRVDGGWTAH; this is encoded by the coding sequence GTGAACACGTTCGATCTCGACGGGAAGACGGTGTGGGTGACAGGGGCTGGCAAAGGCCTCGGCCGCACGATGTCCCTGGCGCTGGCGAAGGCGGGCGCACGGCTCGCCGTGACCTCCCGGACCGAGCAGGACCTGCGCACGCTGGCGGAGGAGACCGGGCCGGACACGGTCGTGCTGCCCGGATCCGTGGACCAGCCCGGGTTCGCCGATGACTGTGTGCGACGCCTCGGACGCGTCGACGCCCTCGTCAACTGCGCCGGGATCAGCCCGGTCTTCACGCGCAGCGAATCGTTGAGCGACGACGATTGGCACCAGGTGCTCCGCGTCAACCTCGACGGCACGTACTTCTGTTGCCGCGCCGCGGGTCGCCGCATGCTCGAGCAGGGGGCGGGCAGCATCGTGAACGTGTCCTCGGTGCACGCCACCACCGGCTTCCAGCGGATCGCCGCCTACGCCGCGAGCAAGGGCGGGGTGGAGGCCCTCACGCGGGTGCTCGCGGTCGAGTGGGCCGACCGCGGCGTGCGGGTGAACGCGCTCGCGCCCGGGTACTTCGCCACGGACCTGTCCGACGGCCTGATGAACAGCCGTTGGGGTGAGGTCATCGTCAACGCCGTGCCGCAACGCCGCATCGGTGACGCGAACGAACTGGCCGGCGCGGCGGTCTTCCTGGCCAGCGACGCGTCGTCCTACGTGACCGGCAGCACCCTGCGGGTCGACGGCGGATGGACCGCGCACTGA
- a CDS encoding acyl-CoA synthetase → MYNFAAVLEHNLGRYPDKVVLSQGERHVTNRELAARVHALAAGLRELGIGRGDIVALLLYNHIEFLETVLALNHLGAAFLPLNYRLSPAEWDYIVGNAEAAAILTEPEFADAASAIPVRNRLMLGERREGWASYDDLVARHLGEVVPLEDVGPDTLQRLMYTSGTTSRPKGVCITHANLLYKNLGQIVEFGITSADTTLVCGPLYHVGGLDLPALATLHAGGSLILTRKFDAAEVVDIIERERPTNIWLAPSMMNALLHLPGLTERDTSSIRFIIGGGEKMPVPLIERIRAAFPAAWFADAYGLTETVSGDTFNDAEHMLSKVGSVGRPVAHLRVRIVDDTGREVPRGELGEIALSGPKVFAGYWRDPEATAKALRDGWFHTGDIGRIDQDGYLYVEDRKKDMIVSGGENIATPEVERVLYEHPDVVEAAVVGMPHERWGEVPKAFVVLRPGAVVDTAGLVAFCRERLAKFKVPAEIQFIDQLPRTPSGKVLKRDLRSLPVIA, encoded by the coding sequence ATGTACAACTTCGCCGCCGTGCTCGAGCACAACCTGGGCCGCTACCCGGACAAGGTCGTGCTGTCCCAGGGCGAGCGCCACGTGACCAACCGCGAGCTGGCCGCCAGGGTGCACGCGCTGGCCGCCGGCCTGCGCGAACTGGGCATCGGCCGCGGTGACATCGTCGCGCTGCTGCTCTACAACCACATCGAATTCCTCGAGACGGTTCTCGCGCTCAACCACCTCGGTGCGGCGTTCCTGCCGTTGAACTACCGGCTCTCCCCCGCCGAATGGGACTACATCGTCGGCAACGCCGAGGCGGCAGCGATCCTCACCGAGCCGGAGTTCGCCGACGCCGCGTCGGCGATCCCGGTCCGGAACCGGCTGATGCTCGGCGAGCGGCGGGAGGGCTGGGCGTCCTACGACGACCTGGTGGCACGGCACCTCGGCGAGGTGGTGCCGCTCGAGGACGTCGGCCCGGATACGCTCCAGCGCCTGATGTACACCTCCGGCACCACCTCCCGCCCGAAGGGTGTGTGCATCACCCACGCCAACCTGCTGTACAAGAACCTCGGCCAGATCGTGGAATTCGGCATCACCAGCGCGGACACCACGCTGGTGTGCGGACCGCTCTACCACGTCGGCGGGCTCGACCTGCCCGCGCTGGCCACCCTGCACGCCGGCGGTTCGCTGATCCTCACGCGGAAGTTCGACGCAGCCGAGGTCGTCGACATCATCGAGCGGGAACGTCCGACCAACATCTGGCTCGCCCCCTCGATGATGAACGCACTGCTGCACCTGCCAGGGCTCACCGAACGGGACACCTCCTCGATCCGGTTCATCATCGGCGGCGGGGAGAAGATGCCGGTGCCGCTCATCGAGCGCATCCGCGCCGCGTTCCCCGCCGCGTGGTTCGCCGACGCCTACGGACTCACCGAGACCGTCTCCGGCGACACCTTCAACGACGCCGAGCACATGCTGTCGAAGGTCGGGTCGGTCGGCAGGCCGGTCGCGCACCTGCGGGTGCGCATCGTCGACGACACCGGCCGCGAGGTACCGCGCGGCGAGCTCGGTGAGATCGCACTCTCCGGCCCCAAGGTGTTCGCGGGGTACTGGCGCGACCCCGAGGCGACGGCCAAGGCCTTGCGCGACGGGTGGTTCCACACCGGCGACATCGGCCGGATCGACCAGGACGGCTACCTCTACGTCGAGGACCGGAAGAAGGACATGATCGTCTCCGGCGGGGAGAACATCGCCACGCCTGAGGTCGAGCGCGTCCTCTACGAGCACCCCGACGTCGTGGAGGCCGCGGTCGTTGGCATGCCCCACGAGCGGTGGGGCGAGGTGCCGAAGGCCTTCGTCGTGCTGCGGCCCGGCGCCGTCGTGGACACCGCCGGACTCGTCGCGTTCTGCCGCGAACGCCTCGCGAAGTTCAAGGTACCCGCCGAGATCCAGTTCATCGATCAGCTCCCGCGCACCCCGTCGGGCAAGGTGCTCAAGCGCGACCTGCGGTCTCTGCCGGTGATCGCGTGA
- a CDS encoding SDR family NAD(P)-dependent oxidoreductase, translating to MDCAVITGAASGIGRACAVRLAATGATVALLDVNGASGTLREIEEHGGKATEYAVDVTDDDAVRDVIGALPGAPRVLVNAAGIIVRKKLLECSVEEWRRVVDVNLTGYFILLRHVIPAMTEAGGGSIVQIASIAGHTGYGFSSYTAAKGGVLALTKQLAAELAEHRIRINSVSPGVVQSGLNRDTLANQAIRSATVDNIPLGRLGEPDDIARVVAFLAGPESDFVTGADLVADGGMTSTIHWGKAGAQLHSFHTEER from the coding sequence ATGGACTGCGCTGTCATCACCGGAGCCGCCTCCGGTATCGGGCGGGCCTGCGCGGTGCGCCTGGCCGCGACAGGAGCGACCGTCGCGCTGCTCGACGTCAACGGGGCGAGCGGCACCCTGCGGGAGATCGAGGAACACGGCGGCAAGGCCACCGAGTACGCGGTCGACGTCACCGACGACGACGCCGTGCGGGACGTGATCGGTGCCCTGCCCGGGGCGCCGCGGGTACTGGTCAACGCCGCGGGCATCATCGTGCGCAAGAAGCTGCTCGAGTGCTCGGTCGAGGAGTGGCGGCGCGTGGTCGACGTCAACCTCACCGGGTACTTCATCCTGCTGCGGCACGTCATCCCGGCCATGACCGAGGCGGGCGGGGGTTCGATCGTGCAGATCGCCTCGATCGCCGGGCACACCGGGTACGGGTTCTCCTCCTACACCGCGGCCAAGGGCGGGGTGCTCGCACTGACCAAGCAGCTCGCCGCCGAGCTGGCCGAGCACCGGATCCGCATCAACTCGGTGAGCCCGGGCGTGGTCCAGAGCGGCCTGAACCGGGACACCCTGGCCAACCAGGCCATTCGTTCGGCCACTGTGGACAACATCCCGCTCGGACGGCTGGGTGAACCGGACGACATCGCGCGCGTCGTCGCCTTTCTCGCCGGCCCCGAGTCCGATTTCGTCACCGGAGCCGACCTGGTCGCCGACGGCGGCATGACCAGCACGATCCACTGGGGCAAGGCGGGCGCACAACTGCACAGCTTCCACACGGAGGAGCGCTGA
- a CDS encoding SDR family NAD(P)-dependent oxidoreductase, which yields MTGVLAAGGAAGMHGRRAVVTGAARGIGAHIARELAAAGAEVTVLDVNDPARTVATIRAEGGTATGHAVDVTDLAGVRAVLSGLPALDALVTSAAVYGDTVSIDDLDESEVDHVLGVNVKGTLWTIKAALPLLRRHGGRVVCIGSVAGKVGGVLAGPHYVASKGAVHAMVKWLAKTEAAHGITANGVAPGVVDTEMVAGRGYRPDYCPLGRLAQPEEIARVAAFLASPAASYMTGAVVDVNGGYAMG from the coding sequence GTGACCGGTGTTCTCGCCGCGGGCGGCGCCGCCGGGATGCACGGCCGTCGGGCCGTCGTCACCGGCGCCGCCCGCGGCATCGGCGCGCACATCGCCCGCGAGCTGGCCGCCGCGGGCGCCGAGGTGACGGTGCTCGACGTCAACGACCCCGCCCGCACCGTCGCCACCATCAGGGCAGAGGGCGGGACCGCCACCGGGCACGCGGTGGACGTCACCGACCTGGCCGGGGTGCGCGCGGTCCTGTCCGGGTTGCCCGCACTCGACGCGCTGGTCACCTCGGCGGCGGTGTACGGCGACACGGTTTCCATCGATGACCTCGACGAGTCCGAAGTGGACCACGTGCTGGGCGTCAACGTGAAGGGCACCCTGTGGACCATCAAGGCGGCGTTGCCGCTCCTGCGACGGCACGGTGGCCGCGTGGTCTGCATCGGCTCCGTCGCGGGCAAGGTCGGCGGTGTGCTCGCCGGGCCGCACTATGTGGCCAGCAAGGGCGCCGTGCACGCGATGGTCAAGTGGCTCGCCAAGACCGAGGCTGCGCACGGGATCACCGCCAACGGCGTGGCTCCCGGAGTGGTGGACACCGAAATGGTCGCCGGACGCGGCTACCGGCCTGATTACTGCCCGCTGGGCAGGCTCGCCCAGCCGGAGGAGATCGCGCGGGTGGCGGCGTTCCTCGCCTCCCCCGCGGCCAGCTACATGACCGGCGCCGTGGTCGACGTCAACGGCGGATACGCGATGGGTTGA